The sequence CCGCAGGAGATCTACTTCGGAAAGGAAGACCTATAGCAGTCTGACCTAAACTAATCTAGGCTAAAAAATGGTCTTGACAATGGGGTCCACCATACTTTATGAGAACTACTTTCGCTCTTTGATGCAGAAAAGGGAAAAGCATTCAGGGAGGAGGCTAACATCATCACCACAAAAAAACTAAAATAAAAAAACAATCTTTTTTTTCTCAAGACGGCCATCCTTTCAGACCCCATGTATCTTACATCTAAGTTAGGCCCCATATCAAACACTTGTTTATAATAACATCAATAACGGATAAAATATAACGTCTAAAATTTTATCGGGTATTCTCCGGTATATGGCGGAGCCTATCAGGCAAGATGTCGTAAAAAGATAGGGAGCGTTCACTACCTCGGGAACCTGTCCATTTTTAAGTACCCCATACATGATCGGCCTTCTGACCCTCACTCCGGAGATCAAGAAACTCAAAAACGACTACTTCTCCGGCTCCATGAGGTGGAGAGAGGGGAAGTTCTCCTAGCCCAAGATCCCACTTGACATGGGGTAAAAGCTTGTCTATATTTAAATTTGGATTCATATCGACCTGTTATCTCGTCACATCCAGGTCCTTAAAGGATCTAAAAATCGAATAAGCTCAGTTTTCTAGGGTTCCGCGGCCTTTGGTCGGCAGGTCCGAGAGAAAACGCACGACTCGTCGTGTACACGGAAGGATAAAAGCCTGGGAGATTCGGTTCCCGGGCTTTTTTATATCCCGAAAAGGAGGTAGGTCCGCATGAAAAGGTTCATCGTCGAGGACGACTTCCGGCAGGTGTTCCCCGATTCGCTCATAGGGATCGTGGTCTGCCGCGGCCTAGACAACTCGATCAGGAACGAAGAGGAATACCGGGAGATGCTCAAGGAAGCGGAGACGGAGGCACTCAAACACCTGACCGAAAGCGAGTTCTCCGAAAACGGCCCCGTGAAGGTATGGAGAGAGGCCTTCAGAAAGTTCAAGACCAAGAAGGGAGCCAGATCGTCCATAGAGGCACTGCTGAAAAGGGTCCAGAAGGGACAGGAACTGAGGACCATAAACCCTCTGGTGGACATCTACAACGCCATCTCTCTGAGATACGGTCTACCCTGCGGCGGCGAGGACATAGACACCTTCGTGGGAGACATAAAACTGACCAAGGCGATCGGCGACGAGGATTTCATCGTTCTCGGAGAGGACAAGTCCTCCCCTCCCTACGAGGGAGAGATAGTCTATAAAGACGATCTGGGCGCCATCTGCCGCTGCTGGAACTGGAGGGAGTCGGTCCGCACCATGTTGACCGACGAGACGAAGAACGCCTTTTTATGTATCGAGCTGGTGGACGACTCCAGAAGAAGCGACCTCGAAAAAGCTCTGAAAGAGCTGTCCGATATGGTCAAAGAGAAGCTGGGCGGCACCTGCGAGATCTCGATTTTAGACAGTGAAAACGGGGAAGCCGCGATAGAGCCTTAAGGGCATCTCTAAAAACGTCACTCCTCGGAGAGGCCGTTTCGGCGGAGCCCATTCGAGCCCGTATTTCCGACCTGCCGTCGTGTAGTACGGATGGGGCGACAGGACGTCGCCCCAAGCCGAGGGGGCACAGGACGTGCCCTCCGAGGCGGTCCGTACGAAACAGGCAGGTCGGGAATACGTTCGGGCGAGACAGGGCGGAGCCGAAACGACCTCTCCGAGGAAACTCGGACCTGAGATTTTAGAGGTACCCTTAAGATAGAAGCGCCATCGGACCGTCTCTAGAGAGGACGATCTTTCAGGCTCTCCCAATTGACAAGCCTCCAATATCGTGATATTTATGTTTGCAAATAAAAGAGAAGCCATTCCCCTGCCGCCGGGTAGGGGAGCCAGGCGCCGGCCTCCCCATCGTTAGGCCTTCGAAGATGGGGAGAACCGGCGCCTTTTCTATTTGATCATAGGAGGAGAGGCCATGAAAGGGTTCAGTTACAAGGAGATCTACGAGGAGAACGGCAGAAGAGTGCTGGAGGTTAACGTGCTTCCCGAAAAGCACTGCAACTTCGACTGCGTGTTCTGTCCCATAGGGAGGTCGAAGGACAAGGTGGACACCCAGAGACCCTTCGACGGCCTGGAGGAATCCCTGGCGGAGCTGAAAAGAAGGATAAAGGCGGAGAAGCCCGATCTGGTCTTCATAAACTCGATGGGAGAAGCCTTCGTCCACCAGGGGATCGGAGAGATAGTCGACTTGATCCGATCCACCGGAACGGCGGTCCGCCTCCTCTCCAACGGCTACCTTCTGGGAAGGGACGGCTACATGGAGATAGCGAATCGATGCGACGAGGTCGTCGGGGAGCTGAAGACCATATCGGAGAAACGGTTTCAGAAATTCCAGCGTCCCATGGAAGGCTACTCCCTGTCGGAGTATCTCCGCAATATGGAGGCCTTCCGCAGACAGTACGAAGGAAAGTTCATTCTGGAGGTCACGGCCATAAAAGGTTGTAACGACGACGATGTCTCGGTTTTGAGGACGAAGGCGGCGGTCCGGAGGATATCCCCGGACGTACTGGAGGTGGTGAGGATCGAGGAAGAACGGTTTCAAAAGGCCCTGGGAGTTACCCCGGAAAGGCTGGAGGAGATAGAGAGAGAGCTGAGGGACGCCCTCTAGAGGCCCGGATTTTGAACGAACTCGGAAGTCGCAGGCTGTTTTTCAAATACGCCGTGCCTCAGATGGTGGGACTGCTGTTCAACTCCATCTATCTAATAGTGGACGGCGTCTTCATAGGCAACCGCCTGGGCAGGATCGGCATGGCCGCCGCGGCCATCTCCGTTCCCGTGATAGAGATACTGATAGCCATCTCCATGGCCCTGGCCTCCGGAGCGGGAATCATGATCTCCGATCGGCTGGGCCGTGAAAGGCTCGGCGAGGCCCTCAGGATATTCAAGGCGTCCATACTTCTCTCTGCCCTTGTAGGATCGGCGGTCGTCCTGTTGGGAAATCACTTCTGCCACGGGATCGCCAGGCTTCTGGGAGCGACGCCGGGGATCCACGACCAGGCTGTGGGCTACCTGAGATACATCGTGCTGTTTTCGCCCTTTCTCCTCTTCAGCTTTCTCCTGGGAGGACTGGCCAGAAACGACGGCCGTCCCGGCCTCGCCATGACGGCCCTGACCCTGGGCTCTCTGTCCAACGTCGTTTTGGACTACCTGTTCCTCTACCCCATGGACATGGGCATAGAGGGTGCGGCTCTGGCTACGGCTATAGGCCCGGTCGTGAGCGTTATCGTACTGCTGCCCCACTTCCTGCTGAAAAAGGGCAGGCTGTACCTCGAAAAGGCAACGATCCGATGGAAAGACTGGCACGACATATTGAGGCTGGGATCTCCGTCCTTCGTGATGGAGTTCAGCATAGGGATAATTACCTTTATCTACAACGTTGCCATCGTTAAAAACGGATACGGAGAGACCGGCCTGGCGGCTTATCTGGTCATAGGGTACATGATGCTCATATTCCTGACCCTCTTTCTAGGCATGGCCGAGGGCCTTCAGCCGGTGTTCAGCTACCTCCAGAGCGTGGGGAACCACGGGAAAAACGACGAACTCCTGTCCTTCGCCAGGTGCTTTTTTCTGGCGATCGGTATATCCTGCCATGTGGGGATAGTCCTGTTCGGACGGGATTTCATATCCATCTTCTCGCCGGAGGAGATAGCCATGATAGATCTGGCGGAAAAAGCGAGCCCGGTCTACTTCGCCGGATTTTTTCTGGCCGGGTTCAACATCCTGGAGATATCCTTCCGGCAATCCACCGGAGTAACGAGGAGTGCCATGACGATCTCCCTGCTCAGGAGCGTGGTGGCACCTCCTGTCCTGATAGGTCTGCTGCCCCTCGCCCTGGGGAGAGAGTCCATATGGGCCTGCCATTCTCTTGCCGAGGCTGGGACGGCCTGCTATATATTCAAGACGACGAGGAGGAACGAAAGATGAGAGGAAAGATGGGAAAACAGACTACCGCGGTACACGGCGGAGGGAGAAAGGACGACGCGTTCGGGGCCGTCAACGAGCCGATCTACATGACCTCCAACTACCGCATCCCCACCGACGGCACCCCGGTGGACTGGAGCGGAACGGAGAGCAACATCTACGCCAGAAACCGAAACGTCAACCAGATGGTGCCACAGGACAAGCTCTGCGCCCTGACCGGAGCGGAGGACTGCGCCGTCTTCGGAAGCGGAGTGGCGGCCCTTGCCGGGGTGTTCACCACCTTCCTCGACTCGGGGGACCACGTCGTTGTATCCGAGGTCTGCTACAGCGCCACCAACCTGCTGTTTCGGGACTACCTGCCTAAAAAATACGGCATAGACGTGACCTTCGTGGACACCACCGACACCGAGGCGGTGAGGGAAGCCATAGGCCCCAAGACCCGACTGGTCCACGTGGAGACCCCCGGCAATCCCACGACGGAGATCAGCGACGTGGAGGCCATAGCCGCATCCGCCCACGAGAGCGGGGCCCTGGTATCGGTGGACGCCACCTTCGCCGGCCCCATCTGCATCTACCCCCTGAAGCTGGGGGCGGACCTGGAGATCCACAGCATGACCAAGTACATAAACGGCCACGGCGACTCCCTGGGAGGATGCGTGCTCGGCAGAAAAGAACTGCTTGCGGAACTGAAGGAACTGGCCATGGTCAACTACGGCGGCATACTGAGCCCCTTCAACGCATGGCTGATATCCAGAGGACTGGTGACCCTCCCGATCAGGATGGCCCAACACGGCGATACCGCCATGGCGGTGGCACGGTTCCTGGAGAAGAGTCCGGCGGTCCGCTTCGTCTGGTATCCCGGGCTGGAGAGCCATCCCCAGCGAGAGAGGGCCGAGAAGCTGATGAAGGGCCGGTATTCCGGCATGATTGCCTTCGACATAGAGGGCGACGACATGACCCACCAGAGGTTCCTGGACGAGCTTAAGCTGGTGACCCACGCCGTCTCCCTGGGAGACACGGAGAGCCTCATAGTCTACTACGATAAAAACAGCGATAAACTGCCCCACTATCCGGAAATCTTCCGAAAGGGTTTCTTCCGCTTCAGCATCGGCCTGGAGGATGGAGAGGACATCATCGAGGACATGGAGCAGGCGTTCCAAGCCTGTGGCCTGATCTGATCCAGCCCTTTCCGTCTCGTCTATCGATTCGCCAGCCTCACGGCGCACTCT comes from Dethiosulfovibrio faecalis and encodes:
- a CDS encoding B3/4 domain-containing protein, whose amino-acid sequence is MKRFIVEDDFRQVFPDSLIGIVVCRGLDNSIRNEEEYREMLKEAETEALKHLTESEFSENGPVKVWREAFRKFKTKKGARSSIEALLKRVQKGQELRTINPLVDIYNAISLRYGLPCGGEDIDTFVGDIKLTKAIGDEDFIVLGEDKSSPPYEGEIVYKDDLGAICRCWNWRESVRTMLTDETKNAFLCIELVDDSRRSDLEKALKELSDMVKEKLGGTCEISILDSENGEAAIEP
- a CDS encoding radical SAM protein is translated as MKGFSYKEIYEENGRRVLEVNVLPEKHCNFDCVFCPIGRSKDKVDTQRPFDGLEESLAELKRRIKAEKPDLVFINSMGEAFVHQGIGEIVDLIRSTGTAVRLLSNGYLLGRDGYMEIANRCDEVVGELKTISEKRFQKFQRPMEGYSLSEYLRNMEAFRRQYEGKFILEVTAIKGCNDDDVSVLRTKAAVRRISPDVLEVVRIEEERFQKALGVTPERLEEIERELRDAL
- a CDS encoding MATE family efflux transporter; its protein translation is MNELGSRRLFFKYAVPQMVGLLFNSIYLIVDGVFIGNRLGRIGMAAAAISVPVIEILIAISMALASGAGIMISDRLGRERLGEALRIFKASILLSALVGSAVVLLGNHFCHGIARLLGATPGIHDQAVGYLRYIVLFSPFLLFSFLLGGLARNDGRPGLAMTALTLGSLSNVVLDYLFLYPMDMGIEGAALATAIGPVVSVIVLLPHFLLKKGRLYLEKATIRWKDWHDILRLGSPSFVMEFSIGIITFIYNVAIVKNGYGETGLAAYLVIGYMMLIFLTLFLGMAEGLQPVFSYLQSVGNHGKNDELLSFARCFFLAIGISCHVGIVLFGRDFISIFSPEEIAMIDLAEKASPVYFAGFFLAGFNILEISFRQSTGVTRSAMTISLLRSVVAPPVLIGLLPLALGRESIWACHSLAEAGTACYIFKTTRRNER
- a CDS encoding trans-sulfuration enzyme family protein, translated to MRGKMGKQTTAVHGGGRKDDAFGAVNEPIYMTSNYRIPTDGTPVDWSGTESNIYARNRNVNQMVPQDKLCALTGAEDCAVFGSGVAALAGVFTTFLDSGDHVVVSEVCYSATNLLFRDYLPKKYGIDVTFVDTTDTEAVREAIGPKTRLVHVETPGNPTTEISDVEAIAASAHESGALVSVDATFAGPICIYPLKLGADLEIHSMTKYINGHGDSLGGCVLGRKELLAELKELAMVNYGGILSPFNAWLISRGLVTLPIRMAQHGDTAMAVARFLEKSPAVRFVWYPGLESHPQRERAEKLMKGRYSGMIAFDIEGDDMTHQRFLDELKLVTHAVSLGDTESLIVYYDKNSDKLPHYPEIFRKGFFRFSIGLEDGEDIIEDMEQAFQACGLI